The window GGACGCCCCTCCAGTGAACAAAGAAGGCAGTAAACCAGCAAATAAATAGTTTCAGATCCTGAAAAGTTCTCAGAAGACAACAAAGAGAATGTGTAATCAAAAGTAGCTGTGGGCAGGAGGGGGGCATTGCTGGGAATGCCTCTGAGAGGTGGTGATGGAGTGATGGGCTGAATATATATCAAAAGAGTGTGAACAAAGCAGAGGGCACAGCAATGCCAAGGGCCAGACACAGGAATGAATTTGGTCCTTGGAGGAGTGAAAGTCTCTCTTTTTTCTATTACAGCTTATTACAATATAtagaatgtagttccctgtgctatacagtagaaacttgttgtttattttatatactgtagTTTGtgtctatgggacttccctgtagctcagatggtaaagaatctgcctgcattgcaggagacctacgtttgatccctggatcaggaagatcccttggagaaggaaatggcaacccgctccagtattcttgcctggagaattccacagacagaggagcctggtgggctacagtccatggggttgcaaaaagtcagacacaactgagctactgacacacacaaacagtttgtatctgctaattccaagCTCCAAAATTATCCCTCCTGCCTcacttttcccttttggtaaccatgagtgttttttctgtgtctggagccttgtttctgtttcacagataagttcatttgtatagtattttagattccacatacaagtgatatcatatggtatttgtctttccctgacttacttcacttagtatgatcatctctaggtccatccatgatgctggaaatggcattatggcatccttttttatggctgactagtaGTCCATTGCATGTAAGTACCACATCTTATATGGTACTTATTTAAGTAAGCACTTATAtggtcaatggacatttaagttgttgcCCTGTCTCaactattgtgaatagtggtgCATATATcttagttttgtccagatatatgcccaggagtgggattgctggatcaaagggcatctctattttttaaggaacctccatactgttttccacagtagctgtaccaatttatattccctccaaaagtgtaggagggttcccttttctccacaccctctccagcatttattatttgtagactctttgatgatggccagtctgaccagtgtgaggtgatacctccctgtagttttgatttacatttctccaataattagcaacattgagcatcttttcacgttcCCATGGGCCTTctaaatgtcttctttggagaaatgtctttttaggtctgcccattttttgattagatTGGTTGGTTGTTTTGCTGTTGAAGAGTGGCAGTCCTGAGTGGCCGGATGGAGCTGACATCAGCAAGGACTCAAAGATCACGAGTTTGGGTTTCTCCCAAAGGTGATAGGAAGCCATTAAGACTCCTGAGCAGAAATAAGACACAaccttatttcattcattcttcaccCCAAAAGTGATTTCAGAGGTCTAAGTAGTTTGAGAAGCCCTGTGCCCTCTTGACATTTCAAGATCTTAATTAGTCTCTTAAAGACTCTGAGAAGTCCTGTAGAAACatgatttactttcttttttttttcactttaaaacatgttttatttccttttttatacttTAACTTTATTCACAGTTATTAATATATCTTTGAAATTCTAAGCCTCTGATTTTaacatctaaaatttttaattattttatctcattttccttAGTTAGATTTACTCTTTTTTAAGTGCAGTGTTGGCCATTCTTATCCAGGTATCAAAACCTCTTTTTAACAGAACTGCTCTTAAAAACTCATTAAACACCTAGTTGGCTAATGCAGCTCTAGCCCCAAAGTCAGTATAGTAAACACTTCTCATTTGCCCCTTCCACACCCAGACCAGACATCACCAATCCATTACCACACTTGAGTCTCTCTCAACACAGTTCTGGGAAGCCATTAGCAATGGATTAAGACTGACTCAGGAAATGCAATTTATGAGCCTTTCCAGTCCCAAGGTCAGAAAAAAGATCCTGGACTTACAGAGGCCTCACAGAAGGCTTCAGAAAGGATTGGCCAAGAGCATAGCTCTGGACTTGGGGGTGACTCTGAATGCTGATTGTCACCTTTATcttgtggctttgggcaagtaacttcccttgagcctcagtttctcatcagtgaaatggggatagtaattgttatttagtcatcagtcatgtctgactctttgcaactctacggactgtagcctgccaggttctctgtccatggaatttcccaggcaagaatactgcagtggattgccatttctttttccggggacctttccgacccagggatcaaacccacatttcctgattggcagggggattctttactgagccaccagagaaacccataaAATAGGTCTaattgggctaaaatcaaggtgtcagcaaggctTCTTTCCTTTAGGAGGCTCTAGGAGAGAATCCATTTTCTTAGATTTTCCAGTTTCTGATGGTCCACGTTCAttggctcatggccccttctCCATATTGAAGGTCAGCAACATGGCCTCTTCCCCCACCTCGTGTCTCTCTCTCATGTCTGTTTCTGTCATcacttctccttctctgacttttaGAAGGAGACTTGTGATGACATCAGGCCCACTTGAAAGCTCTAGCATAATCTCCCACCTCCAGATCTTTAACTTAATCCTATTTGCAAAGTCCCTCTTGCCAAGGAAGGTATCCTATTcacagattccagggattaggggAGGAACAATAGGGGGCCATTATTCCACATACCAGAAAGGgtctgtgtgagtgtgcacagttgcatctgactctttgcgaccccatggactgtaggccaccagactcctctgtccatgggattttccaggcaagagtactggaatgggtagccattcccttctcctcggaatcttccccacccagggatcaaactcaggtctcccatattgcaggcagatcctttaccatctgagtcatcagggaagcccagaaagagtCTAggtaaggttttttgtttgtttgttttttgtcccCATGGTGCAgcaggaatgtgggatcttagttcccccactagggatggaatccaggcccCCTACATTAGAAGTGctcagtcttaaccaccagaccaccagggaagtcccctttagGTGAAGTCTAAGCAAGAGCCTGCTTGGCTAAGACCAGCTGTCACAGGATACAGAAGCCAGCCAGCAGGGTTCTGGTTTCACCTAGCTCCAACccaccctccttccttctccactCCTCCCAGACCCTGAAGAACCGGTGGCTCCAGCAGTATAGCCACGATTCAGCTGACCCGGGCATCCTCGTCCTCCTGGCCTGTGGCACCATCTCCAGCACGTGCGGCCAGATAGCCAGCTACCCACTGGCCCTGGTCCGGACCCGCATGCAGGCCCAAGGTGAGGCCTGGGTGGGACAAGGAGACATGAAAGGTCTCACAACTCGGGcccatctccccatcccccagctcctcctcctgagAAGGCAGAGTCCCAGGCTGGGATCCTCCTGGAATTTGGATTGGCCTTGACTCAAGCCCTGActtttctctgggcctcagtttaccctTTTGTGACGCTGGAACGGGAGCCCTTTATCCTAAGCAGGAGAACAGACACGGTCAGTACTGGGTGAGCATCCCAGCGATCTCAGTTGGGAGGCAAGCTTTCTGGGCTGGTTCTTTGAGTTCTAATTTGCAAGGCTGGGTTACAGCCAGGCCAGGGAGCAACAGCGCCAGGCTACAGGCTACAGTTGttctattctgtttctctggattgtttttttgaggttatttttcttttttctcccctacTATccctcaatcttttttttttttttttttttgagaatttctaCGGGGATTTTAGCATTTGTGGATTTTTGCCAGGGGTTATCTGCACATAACACATATGTAGTCTCCCAACCCTCAAAGGGCTTCCAGGCTGGAGAGGAAGGTGCTGAATAAATCATCCCAAAATTAAGTATGGATTTAGGGTTGAATGAAGGGGAGGGGAAAAAGCCAGACTCAGACTTGGGGCACCAAGGAGGGTTCCCCTGAAGAGCTGGTTTGGGATGGAGAATGGAAGGATGAGTCAGAGTTTAGctgagagaagaaggaagggatggagctcCAGGAGGAGGACACTTCTgtgtcctctcccacctccccctccacACATATCTGCTCTGCTTCTCATCATCCCCAAATGGGGCCCTCCAGATTGGGGTGAAACGTTGAGCAGCCAAGTCCAAGGCCAGTAGAAGCCCCAACTTGGAGTCGTAGGTTCCACTGTTAGTCCCTCTTACTGCAATGACTACCTGGCCCAGccctggtgggggtggtggggaaagAGGGGGAAGTGAGAGGGGGACCTCTGGCCTTACCtgacctccccacccctccccagcctccattGAGGGAGCTCCCCAGCTCTCCATGCTGGGTCTCCTCCGTCACATCCTATCCCAGGAGGGCGTGCGGGGCCTTTACCGGGGCATTGCCCCCAACTTCATGAAGGTTATCCCTGCTGTGAGCATCTCCTATGTGGTCTACGAGAACATGAAGCAGGCCCTGGGGGTCACGTCCAGGTGAGGGACCCAGaacccaccctccacccccagatCCCTCACCTCAATCATGATGTCCCCCCACACCTGGGCCACTGGAGACCGACAAGACAGCCAGTGGATCCCAGGTCCTCCCCCCACCCTACCATTCAAACCACAGGATCCCCGTACTTCATCCACTGGGTCCTGCGTCTCCACACTCCAGCCACTGGATCCCACGTTTCCCTGTCCTCTCACCCCCGTCCTGAGTGCTGGACCTtcatgtcttaaccactggatcccccACAAGCCAGCTAATGGATCCTGACACCCCAACCACAGCAGCACCGACCCAGTATCTAACTGCACCCCCCAACCAGCTGCCTCAGGCACCGGATCCAGTGTCCTCAGGCATTGCTGGATCCTAGATCCCCAGCCCTAAACTGGTGGATCCTAGATCCTCTGCTTCGAGTCCTGGATCTCCAAGCTCAACCACTGGACTCTGGATCTCAAGAAACCTCAGCCACGGTATCCTGACAATGCGAGGCCTAGATCCTGGGACCCCATCCACTGGATCCTGAATCCTCTCCCTCCAACCACTGGATTCCTGAATCCCTTTACCTCAACACAGGGTCCCAGATCCCGCTGCTTCAACTCCCCGATCCCCACATTTCAAGCATCATTCCCTCGACACCCCCAACCATGGACACCAGATTCCCAAGCCCTGATCTGCCAGATCCTCACTCCTCAAACCACAATCTCGAGAACCCAATGGCAGAGGAGCGGTTCCAGGTGACTACAACTGTAGGACCCCAGACCGCAGGCACTGAACACTGAAACTCCACCCATAAGAGGCAGACCCTGCCACCTCTAGGCACTGGATGCCAACCCCTTAACCCCTGACCTCTGACCTGAACCCTCCCAGGCACTGGACCTTGAAAGCTCAGAGCCCCCAGCTAGCTCCCACTAGGCCAGTCAGCACCCTGGATCCCACACGCCCCTGTTCCAGACACACACCAGAGCCCTTCCCCCATGGCACAAACCCCACAGTCTATGGAGCCTGCAGGAAGCCCAGGTTCCAGGCTCCCGGCTTGACAACCTACAGGATGTGCCCACAGTCCTGACACAGCTGATGCTGGCACGGGGAGGAGATAGCCCTCCCAGGCCCTGCACAGATGCTGGACCCCCAGCCCCCTAGCATGGACATGCCCCTaggcctggggcaggggcagggttgGGCGAAAGGTGCGCTCAAATGCTCCTCCAGCACTCTGCTGGTCTCACACCCTCTTCCCACCTACAGGCTGATCACAACCCCCAGAGCCTGGCTCCCTCTCTCTTAGGGCCGGCAAGCAGGCAATCTGAAGCTGGGAACACATGAAGGGGACCCcatatgcacacacaccccagcaCTGCCGGCCCCTCCCCGGGCTTCAGAGTTGGAAACCAGGAGCAACAAACCAAGGATGCAAAACAAAGCCCCAACCCCCTAAGCCCCCAAATTCACTCCAGGTCTATTTTTGTACCAGAGAGGAGTTGACAACCCATCCCCCCTACTtaccccagccccccaccctgtACATTCTGCACTTTATATTTGGATGCTGAGCTTAGTATCATTGGGGAACCCCCTCTCTCCATTCCTTCCAAGTCCTTGGGGAACCCCATTCAAGGACTGTGAAAGAGGAACTGGGATGTTTGGGGGATGGGAGGACCCGCTCCCCCAACGCTTCCACCTCCTCCACCTACACTGcgccccacctccctgcctgtgccctgcctgtgtgtgtgatttcaaaggaaaagaacagaggaaTACATTTTCTAAGCtctttcattgtggtttttactGAAAGTGGGTGGGTGCATGTGGGAGCTCCTCTAACTACTCACAGGGAAGACACATGGGTTGTCATCCATCATTCACGGAGACCAGGAAATGACtccatgagcctcagtttccacatctgtaaagtgggtGCAGGGGCAAGTCCACATTCAAGAGCCCTCCTAATTTGTCCTGTATGTTTTTCTAATTACACAAGTGTGTCCTTTTCCTTGGGCTGCTGTAAAAAGTTATCAAAAACAaggggcttaaaacaacaagaaaattaaatatttttctattgtgGTACAATACATGttacataaaatttacccttttaaccaattttaagtgtacagttttatGACATTAAGTACATTATATTGTCACgcaaccatccccaccatccgTCTCGAGgactttctcatcttcccaaactgaaactctgtccccattaaacactcactccccatcccctcccccagcccctgggcccaccatctacttcctgtctcCAGATTTGACTCCTCTGGGACCTCCTAGAACTGGAATCATGCAATTATTTGCCCTtttctgtctggtttatttcactgggcatcatgtcctcaaggttcatccgtgttgtagcaGGTGTTAGAATCTCCTTCCTtcttaaggctgagtaatattctattttagggcttccctagtggctcagtggtaaagaatccacctgctaatgcaggagacgcaggttctatccctgggtcgggaagatcccctgaagaaggagatggcaacccactctagtattgttgcctgggaaatcccacggacagaggagcctggccggctacagtccatggggtcgcaaaagtgtaGGGCACCACTTCGCGAttaaacaatgacaacagcaaGCGTAGTCGAGGAGATGGTAATGTTTGAATAAAGAGTTTTAAATGGTGAGGAAGGGAGCCATGGGGATGCCTAGGGAAACAGCAtcccaggcagagggcacagcaggtgcaaaggtccCTGGGCAGCATCATGCCTGGTGTGTTGGAGGAACAGCGAGGAGACCTGTTTGCAGCAGAGTGAGCaagtgggagagagggagaaggggagggttgGGAGGGGATGGGGCAAGTAGAGCAGGACATTGTGGGCTGTGGGGAGGACTTGGGCAGGTAGGTGGAAGCCCTGGAGGGCTATGCGCAGAGGAAGGGTGGGCCCTGACTCAGGTACTCATGCGCGCCCTCTGGTGGCTGCTGCAGGGAGGACAGACTTTAAACCGTTAGGTCTGGAGCTGGGGGAACAGGGGTGCAGGCCACTGCCCTAGTCCAGGTAAGTGACAATGGGCTGGACCAAGGTGGTAGCCATGTACATGATAAGAAGCAGTCGGATTCTCGATATACTTTGGAGATTAAGCCCACATGATGTAGTGACAGACGGcgcaagagagaaaaggaggaatcAAGGATGATATCGGGGGTTTTGATCAATTTGGACAATGGAGATGCTCCCAACAGAGACTCTCACTGGATCCTATTGACAACGCTGTGTGGTAGAGTCAATCATGAATTCCAATctccagatggggaaactgcagctcagagaagtaaagcaggtaccccaaggtcacacagcaagaagAGTCTGAGATGGAATCCAAACTCGGGGCCATCTGACTCCAAACCTGTGCCAGTGTCACTTCAGGGACTGACGGTGTGCCTCTCTCTTGGAACTCTAAAgacttccccttctcccccactTCCATCTCCTGTTGACGTGAGGATGAAAGGCAGTGTgtcagtttcctgtggctgctgtaacaaaagaccacgaacttagtggcttaaaacaatacattGTTGTGGAGGTCAGAAGCCTGACATGGAgctcactgggctaaaattaaGCTGTCAGCAAGGCTGGCCTCTTCTGGAAGCTCCAGGGGAGAATCTGCTGactggccttttccagcttctaaaaaGACCACCTGCATTCCATGGCTCGTGGCCTTCTTCCTCCATCCTCAAAGTCAGCAACAGCCTGTGGAGTCTTTCTCACCTCCAATCCCTCTAACGCTGACCCTTCTGCCTCCCTTTTCCCTGTTGAAGAACTTGCGAGATTACATTGAGCCCCTGTGGTGAATCCAGAGTCATCTTTCCATCTCCTCATCAACTGATTAATAATCTGAATTCTATCTGCAAATTTAATCCACTCCCTCTCCCTTATATTGCCACGTGACATAACATGTTCGTGGGTTTACAGCGATTGGGATCTGGACCTCTGGTAGGAGTGGGGAGGAGACACTCACTCAGTCTACCATATGCAGTGAGGTCACAAGGACCACTGTGACCTCATCATCCCCTGGGGCCCAAATTTACAAAGCACCCCTCCCACACAGTTGCTGGATGGGCCAACCTCTGGCCAGAGATTTGAACCCGAGTGTCCTGACCCTCCAGCTATGATGGGAGCCCAACCAGAGCAAACTCAGAAGCCCAGCTCGCGGGTCCAGACCCTGTTTAAGAGGGTCAAGGCCTTCTTCACCAAAActggtcccccacccccaccccccgccccctcccggaATCTGGGCTGTACCCACGTGTATGGGTACGTGTTTGGGCACCTGGGGGAAAGAGAACCGGAGCATTCCCCATCGCAGCAGGTGAGTTTGGCAAACCACAGGCCCTGAAGAACCTGCAGCTGGAACTGCAGAGGGAGAAGGTCACCCTGCCTGCCCACTCTGTATGCCCCGCTCCCCTCCAGGCCAGCCTGGGTGGACTGCCACCTGGAAGCTGTGGGGACCAGGGCAAGCCTTGGACTGGAGCCGAGGGGGAGGGGAGGTTCTAGAGATGTGTCAGGAAAAAGACCTCCAGCCTGGATGAGTGTGGGTGGGAGCTGGGTCTGTCCTGCAGGTGCTGGACACAGGGGAGCAGCTGATGGTCCCCGTGGATGTCCTGGAAGTGGATAATGAGGGAGCCTTGTGGAAGTTCCTCCTCTCGGGAGCCATGGCTGGGGCAGTGTCTCGCACAGGCACGGCCCCTCTGGACCGTGCCAAGGTGTACATGCAGGTGTGTGGGGACCATGGCGCTGGGGCCATTGGGGTGGGGATGGATGGAAGTGGAGCTGATGGAGTTCAGGGAGGGGGTGAGTATGTAAATCAGAAAGAGGGACAAGGGTGGGGTTGGGAGCAGAGTTGGAGTTAGAAGGGGGCAGGACTTCCCCTAGTCtgacagtggttaggactccgtgctcccactgcaggaggcacaggtttgatccctggtcagggcttcccagctggcgctagtggtaaagtacccacctgccaatgcaggagacataagagaagtggttcagtccctgggttgggaagatccccaggagaaggaagtggcaacctgcttcagtattcttgcctggagaatcccatggacagctggCGGGCTATAAgccacagggttgtaaagagtcagacacgactgaagcgacttagcagggaATGAAGGTcccacataccaaaaaaaaaaaaaaaatggggctgAGTGGAGATGAGGTGAAGGGCTCCTCAGAGGGCTGACAGGGGCTCCATATTTCCAGGTCTACTCCTCCAAGAAGAATTTCATGAATCTGCTGGGAGGTCTCCGGAGCCTGATCCAGGAAGGGGGCATCCGTTCACTCTGGAGGGGCAACGGTATCAATGTGCTCAAAATTGCCCCGGAGTACGCCATCAAGTTCTCTGTCTTCGAacaggtgggggtgaggggataTCTActttccccagccccaccctcaagCCGTCACCTCTCTGGTACCCATGGCCCCCTAAAGCCCAGATTTTTATCCAAAACATAcgtaaaaaaaaatttggctgtgctgggtcttcattgctgtgcatgggctttctctagtagcGGTGAGTGGAGGCTCCTCTttgccttctctagttgtggtgtgcagactgctcattttggtggcttctcttatcgcAGAGTAAGGGCTCTGgggctcttgttgcagagtaagCCCCATCTAGGGCATggggcctcagtagttgcggttcccaggctcCTCGGGGCTcgtgagcacaggctcagtagttgtggtgcctgggcttagttgccccgaggcatgtgggatcttcccgcaTCAGGGATCAACcgccatctcctgcactggcaggcaaattctttaccactgagccaccagagaagcccccaagaCATATTTTAATACTCCAGGTCCCACACCTCTTCCCCTGGGTGAGtttcaggaaggaaaggaggcTAATTCTCACATTCCTCTTTCCCATCCCAGTGTAAAAACTACTTCTGTGGAGTGCACGAGTCCCCACCCTTTCAGGAACGTCTCCTTGCTGGCTCTCTGGCTGTGGCCACTTCCCAGACGCTCATCAACCCCATGGAGGTAAGAGTATCTGCCCCATAGAAGATGAAACAAGATGATTGGGTGGCAGCTGCTATGgcttcctccttccctgccccctcctcctctttaTGTAAGACATATCAAAGTTGTATTCCAGATGGCTTACCCAGTCATCTCAACACTATTTACTGAATGGGTCCTCTCCTCTCCATCACCAATGACCCAAGATGCCACCACTGTAATTTACTAAATTCCTatatgcacgcatgctcagttgcttcagtcgtgtccgactcctttcgaccccgaggactgtagcctgccaggatcctctgtccgtggggattctccaggcaggaatacttcgCAGGGGTAGAtccccctccaagggatcttcccgacccagggattgaacctgcagcttctgcactgcaggcggattctctgctgctgagccactggggaagccccaaattcCTATATGTGTTGGTATGTTTGTTTTGGTGGGGTTCGTTTGTTTTGTTGCCATATCACTGGACACAAGGGATCTTTAGTTTCCtcaccagagatggaacctgtgccccctgcagtggaagctggaccactggaccgccagggacgtccctggGTTTACTTCTGACCTTTCTcttcttgggttcaatccctaagtcaggaagttcccctggagaagggaatgaaaacccactccagtattcttgcctggagaatccccctggacagagaaacctggtgggctacagcccattaggtcgcaaagagttggacatgactgagcaactaacactttcactttttctcttcttgtcACTTGGGTTCTCTTCATgcacttctaatttttttttttaattttaaatgatcttctaatttttttttaatgagtagacTTTATTTTGTAGCACAGTTTTAAGTTTACAGGAAAATTAGGTAAAAAGGGCAAGAGCATTCCCATATATATCTTGGCTTACATACGAAGTTTCCACTATCATTAACAACTTGAATTTGGGTGGTACATtggttac is drawn from Bos mutus isolate GX-2022 chromosome 7, NWIPB_WYAK_1.1, whole genome shotgun sequence and contains these coding sequences:
- the LOC102276199 gene encoding mitochondrial carrier protein SCaMC-3L isoform X8 — protein: MMGAQPEQTQKPSSRVQTLFKRVKAFFTKTGPPPPPPAPSRNLGCTHVYGYVFGHLGEREPEHSPSQQVLDTGEQLMVPVDVLEVDNEGALWKFLLSGAMAGAVSRTGTAPLDRAKVYMQVYSSKKNFMNLLGGLRSLIQEGGIRSLWRGNGINVLKIAPEYAIKFSVFEQCKNYFCGVHESPPFQERLLAGSLAVATSQTLINPMEVLKTRLTLRRTGQYKGLLDCARQILEQEGTRALYRGYLPNMLGIIPYACTDLAVYEMLNCLWLKSGRDMKDPSGLVSLSSVTLSTTCGQMASYPLTLVRTRMQAQDTVEGSNPTMCGVFRRILAQQGWPGLYRGMTPTLLKVLPAGGISYVVYEAMKKTLGV